One part of the Thermithiobacillus tepidarius DSM 3134 genome encodes these proteins:
- the rho gene encoding transcription termination factor Rho, with amino-acid sequence MNLTELKQKTASELAQLAQDLNLEGVSRLKKQDLIFNILKAHAKKGESIYGEGVLEILQDGFGFLRAADSSYMAGPDDIYVSPSQVRRFNLHTGDTVAGQIRPPKEGERYFALLKVESINFEPPENAKHKVHFDNLTPLFPNDRLKLESDVYSFDEITPRVVDLVSPVGKGQRGLIVAPPKTGKTVMLQQIAHAITANHPECYLIVLLIDERPEEVTEMQRSVKGEVVSSTFDEPATRHVQVAEMVLEKAKRLVEHKHDVVILLDSITRLARAYNTVIPSSGKVLTGGVDANALHKPKRFFGAARNIEEGGSLTILATALIDTGSKMDEVIFEEFKGTGNMEVHLDRKLAEKRIYPAININRSGTRREELLVPSDILSKMWILRKLLAPMDPVEAMEFLLDKLRATKNNAEFFDSMNR; translated from the coding sequence ATGAACCTGACCGAACTGAAACAAAAAACCGCCTCGGAACTCGCGCAACTTGCCCAGGACCTGAATCTCGAGGGCGTCAGCCGCCTGAAGAAGCAGGATCTGATCTTCAACATCCTCAAGGCCCACGCCAAGAAAGGCGAGAGCATCTACGGCGAGGGGGTGCTGGAAATCCTGCAGGACGGCTTCGGCTTCCTGCGCGCCGCGGACAGCTCCTACATGGCCGGCCCCGACGACATCTACGTCTCGCCCTCGCAGGTGCGGCGCTTCAACCTGCACACCGGCGACACCGTGGCCGGCCAGATCCGTCCGCCCAAGGAAGGCGAGCGCTATTTCGCGCTGCTCAAGGTCGAGAGCATCAACTTCGAGCCGCCGGAAAACGCCAAGCACAAGGTCCACTTCGACAACCTGACGCCGCTCTTCCCCAATGACCGGCTCAAGCTGGAGTCCGACGTCTACAGCTTCGACGAGATCACGCCGCGCGTGGTGGATCTGGTGTCGCCGGTGGGCAAGGGCCAGCGCGGCCTGATCGTCGCCCCGCCCAAGACCGGCAAGACCGTAATGCTGCAGCAGATCGCCCACGCCATCACCGCCAACCATCCCGAGTGCTATCTCATCGTCCTGCTCATCGACGAGCGGCCCGAGGAAGTGACGGAAATGCAGCGCTCGGTGAAAGGCGAAGTGGTGTCCTCCACCTTCGACGAGCCGGCCACCCGCCACGTGCAGGTCGCCGAGATGGTGCTGGAGAAGGCCAAGCGCCTGGTGGAGCACAAGCACGACGTGGTCATCCTGCTCGACTCCATCACCCGCCTGGCGCGCGCCTACAATACCGTGATCCCGTCCTCGGGCAAGGTGCTGACCGGCGGCGTGGACGCCAACGCCCTGCACAAGCCCAAGCGCTTCTTCGGCGCCGCGCGCAACATCGAGGAAGGCGGCTCGCTGACCATCCTCGCCACCGCGCTGATCGACACCGGCTCCAAGATGGACGAGGTGATCTTCGAGGAGTTCAAGGGCACCGGCAACATGGAAGTGCACCTGGACCGCAAGCTGGCGGAAAAGCGCATCTACCCGGCCATCAACATCAATCGCTCCGGCACCCGCCGCGAGGAACTGCTGGTGCCGTCGGACATCCTGTCCAAGATGTGGATCCTGCGCAAGCTGCTGGCGCCCATGGACCCGGTGGAAGCCATGGAATTCCTGCTCGACAAGCTGCGCGCCACCAAGAACAACGCGGAATTCTTCGATTCCATGAACCGCTGA
- the rpmE gene encoding 50S ribosomal protein L31 — MKADIHPKYSEIKVTCSCGSEFTTRSTVGRDLHIDVCSLCHPFYTGKQKVLDTGGRVDKFRQKYGMK, encoded by the coding sequence ATGAAAGCCGACATTCATCCCAAATACTCCGAGATCAAGGTCACGTGCAGCTGCGGCAGCGAGTTCACGACGCGCTCCACCGTCGGCCGGGATCTCCACATCGATGTCTGCTCCCTCTGCCATCCCTTCTACACGGGCAAGCAGAAGGTGCTCGACACGGGCGGCCGGGTCGACAAGTTCCGCCAGAAGTATGGCATGAAGTAA
- a CDS encoding c-type cytochrome, producing MSHRAITWLFAAFLAVTATAAAAAPDGARLFARHCAACHGEQGNGGIGVPLALPSFQRTISDDYVRQTIRRGRPGRIMPAFSQLRADEVEALVRYVRSWNPGPAVHYAATRVRGDPVRGRALFAAQCAACHGAHGEGGKGTGVTFSRPRDLPIMAPALNNPGFLAAAPDAMIKATLIHGREGTPMVSFLKKGLSERDIDDVVSYVRSFEKAPAPAGVLSLQDEPPVIVRESPYDLKTTIERTKAAIQRNDFFFGRMQPLDYGLVPEERSDPHQVVLYFCDIQMLNQALAVDPRVGMFLPCRITVVERDGRVSLMSVNPKVMSPLFNNAELNNLCQRMGANYARIMEEAVR from the coding sequence ATGTCGCATCGCGCTATCACGTGGTTGTTTGCCGCCTTTCTCGCCGTGACGGCCACGGCGGCAGCCGCGGCGCCCGACGGCGCCCGGCTGTTTGCCCGCCACTGCGCCGCCTGCCACGGCGAACAGGGCAATGGCGGCATCGGCGTGCCGCTGGCCCTGCCCTCCTTCCAGAGGACCATCAGCGACGACTACGTCCGCCAGACCATCCGCCGCGGCCGACCAGGTCGCATCATGCCGGCCTTCTCCCAACTCCGGGCCGACGAGGTGGAAGCTCTGGTCCGCTACGTGCGCAGCTGGAATCCGGGGCCGGCCGTCCATTACGCCGCCACGCGCGTGCGCGGCGATCCGGTGCGCGGCCGGGCGCTCTTCGCCGCCCAGTGCGCGGCCTGCCACGGCGCCCACGGCGAGGGTGGCAAGGGCACCGGCGTGACCTTCTCCCGGCCCCGCGACCTGCCCATCATGGCCCCGGCGCTGAACAACCCCGGCTTTCTCGCCGCCGCCCCCGATGCCATGATCAAGGCCACCCTGATCCACGGTCGGGAAGGCACGCCGATGGTTTCCTTTCTCAAAAAGGGCCTGAGCGAGCGCGACATCGACGACGTGGTCAGCTACGTGCGCAGCTTCGAGAAGGCGCCGGCGCCCGCGGGGGTGTTGTCCCTGCAGGACGAGCCGCCGGTGATCGTGCGCGAGTCGCCTTACGACCTGAAGACCACGATCGAGCGGACCAAGGCCGCCATTCAGCGCAATGACTTCTTTTTCGGACGGATGCAGCCGCTCGACTACGGCCTGGTGCCGGAGGAGCGCAGCGACCCCCATCAGGTGGTGCTCTACTTCTGCGACATCCAAATGCTGAACCAGGCCCTGGCGGTGGATCCCCGCGTGGGCATGTTCCTGCCCTGCCGCATCACCGTGGTGGAGCGCGATGGCCGGGTTTCGCTGATGTCCGTGAATCCCAAGGTCATGAGCCCGCTGTTCAACAACGCCGAACTCAACAACCTGTGCCAGCGCATGGGTGCCAACTATGCCCGGATCATGGAGGAGGCCGTTCGATGA
- the sulP gene encoding sulfate permease, which produces MIAILEARRAGLLRREHLLPNIVAGIIVGVVALPLGMAFAIASGAKPEQGLYTAIIAGLLTALFGGSRVQISGPTGAFIVILAAIAAQHGIDGLLLASMMAGFLLLAMGLARLGGVIKYIPDPVVVGFTAGIAVIIWVGQWKDFFGLVPAPGGEHFHQKLWHLLQALPQFHPATTALALLALALLVLTPRLIKRVPGPLVALVAVTTLQAVFHFDGVATIGSAFGGIPQALPALQMPEISFTRLVELIGPAITIAMLGAIESLLSAVVADGMAGTRHDSNQELIGQGIANIVTPLFGGIAATGAIARTATNIRNGGNSPVAAIVHSLTLLLVILVLAPLAIYIPLAALAAILFVVAYHMSEARHFWHMLRHAPRNDVIVLLITFSLTVFADLVVAVNVGVVLAALLFMHRMAQTVRIEGLDADRLAAEFPAAPAALPPDTLVYTIEGPFFFGAAETFERTMAGIHARVRTVILCLGRVPFIDATGLQTLEEVIGRFQQRQTRVILCQANATVLRKLENAGLLERLGREQVVPQLSQAIAKAAAAD; this is translated from the coding sequence GTGATTGCCATCCTGGAAGCCCGGCGCGCAGGCCTGCTGCGCCGGGAACACCTGTTGCCCAACATCGTTGCCGGCATCATCGTCGGCGTGGTGGCGCTGCCGCTCGGCATGGCCTTCGCCATCGCTTCCGGCGCCAAGCCGGAACAGGGGCTCTACACCGCCATCATCGCCGGCCTGCTGACCGCGCTCTTCGGCGGCAGCCGGGTGCAGATTTCCGGCCCAACCGGCGCCTTCATCGTCATCCTCGCGGCCATCGCCGCCCAACACGGCATCGACGGCCTGCTGCTGGCCTCCATGATGGCGGGCTTCCTGCTGCTGGCCATGGGGTTGGCGCGCCTGGGCGGCGTGATCAAGTACATCCCCGATCCGGTGGTGGTCGGCTTCACTGCCGGGATCGCCGTGATCATCTGGGTCGGACAGTGGAAGGACTTCTTCGGCCTCGTCCCCGCGCCGGGCGGCGAACACTTCCACCAGAAGCTCTGGCACCTCCTGCAGGCGCTGCCCCAGTTCCATCCGGCCACCACCGCCCTGGCGCTGCTGGCCTTGGCCCTGCTGGTGCTCACGCCGCGCCTGATCAAGCGCGTGCCCGGCCCGCTGGTGGCCCTGGTGGCGGTGACCACGCTGCAGGCCGTCTTCCACTTCGACGGCGTCGCCACCATCGGCAGCGCCTTCGGCGGCATCCCGCAAGCCCTGCCCGCCCTGCAGATGCCGGAAATCAGCTTTACCCGCCTGGTGGAGCTCATCGGCCCGGCCATCACCATCGCCATGCTGGGCGCCATCGAGTCCCTGCTCTCGGCGGTGGTGGCCGACGGCATGGCGGGCACCCGGCACGACTCCAACCAGGAACTCATCGGCCAGGGCATCGCCAACATCGTCACCCCGCTTTTCGGCGGCATTGCCGCCACCGGCGCCATCGCCCGCACCGCCACCAACATCCGCAACGGCGGCAACAGTCCGGTGGCGGCCATCGTCCACTCGCTGACCCTGCTGCTGGTCATCCTGGTGCTGGCGCCGCTGGCGATCTACATTCCGCTGGCCGCGCTGGCGGCCATCCTCTTCGTGGTGGCCTACCACATGAGCGAAGCGCGGCACTTCTGGCACATGCTCCGCCACGCTCCGCGCAACGACGTGATCGTGCTGCTCATCACCTTTTCCCTGACGGTCTTCGCCGACCTGGTGGTGGCGGTCAACGTCGGCGTCGTGCTCGCCGCCCTGCTCTTCATGCATCGCATGGCCCAGACCGTCCGCATCGAGGGGCTCGACGCGGACCGGCTGGCCGCCGAGTTCCCGGCGGCACCCGCGGCCCTGCCGCCGGACACCTTGGTCTACACCATCGAAGGTCCCTTTTTCTTCGGCGCGGCGGAGACCTTCGAGCGCACCATGGCCGGCATCCATGCGCGGGTGCGCACGGTGATCCTGTGCCTGGGCCGCGTGCCCTTTATCGATGCCACCGGCCTGCAGACCCTGGAGGAAGTCATCGGCCGCTTCCAGCAGCGGCAGACCCGCGTCATCCTCTGCCAGGCCAACGCCACCGTGCTGCGCAAGCTGGAGAATGCCGGCCTGCTCGAGCGCCTGGGCCGGGAGCAGGTGGTCCCGCAGCTCAGCCAGGCTATCGCCAAGGCCGCCGCGGCGGATTAA
- a CDS encoding L-threonylcarbamoyladenylate synthase, translated as MKTWASQLGRVAHVIRRGGVVAYPTASCYGLGCDPFNRRAVLRLLRLKQRPQRKGLIVIGASRRQLLPFMDLGGITAEMRQLMNASWPGPVTLVLPASRRCPPWLRGRHTGIALREDAHPPARDLCRAARMALVSTSANPGGQRPARTAAEVRRRLGRRVDAVLVGPIGRARQPSRIIDTRSGRVLRGA; from the coding sequence ATGAAGACCTGGGCCAGCCAGCTCGGGCGCGTCGCCCACGTCATCCGCCGGGGCGGCGTCGTGGCCTATCCCACCGCCTCCTGCTACGGCCTGGGCTGCGACCCCTTCAACCGCCGCGCCGTCCTGCGCCTGCTGCGCCTCAAGCAGCGCCCGCAGCGCAAGGGGCTCATCGTGATCGGCGCCAGCCGCCGCCAACTGCTGCCCTTCATGGACCTCGGCGGCATCACCGCCGAGATGCGCCAGCTGATGAACGCCAGCTGGCCGGGCCCGGTCACCCTGGTGCTGCCCGCCAGCCGCCGCTGCCCGCCCTGGCTGCGCGGCCGGCACACGGGCATCGCCCTGCGCGAGGACGCCCATCCGCCGGCCCGGGATCTCTGCCGGGCCGCGCGCATGGCCCTGGTGTCCACCAGCGCCAATCCCGGCGGCCAACGGCCGGCGCGCACGGCCGCCGAGGTCCGGCGCCGCCTGGGCCGGCGGGTGGACGCCGTGCTGGTCGGCCCCATCGGCCGGGCCAGGCAGCCGAGCCGCATCATCGATACCCGCAGCGGCCGCGTCTTGCGCGGCGCTTAG
- a CDS encoding quinone-dependent dihydroorotate dehydrogenase, whose amino-acid sequence MLYQLLKPAVFRLDPEQAHDLAIAALEKAGGCAVSRAALRSHFQLEDPRLAQEICGIRFPNPMGMAAGFDKNARAVPALAALGFGFVEIGTVTPRPQPGNPKPRIFRLPDDGAIINRMGFPNDGAEMVAGRLARLGRQPVPIGINLGKNKLTALEDAAQDYVAALDKLFPYGDYCVVNVSSPNTPGLRLLQGADYLRELMAAVQAANRRLAGQHGRPPLPVFLKIAPDLAPEDLEAIGELAVAGGSRDDGAPGAQRTLIDGLIATNTTLGRDGLRRPADEAGGLSGQPLRARSTEVIRTLARITRGAVPLIGAGGVSSGLDAYEKIRAGASLVQVYTGFIYAGPEIARRIKRELLNLLDRDGFGRVAEAVGADQA is encoded by the coding sequence ATGCTGTACCAGCTTCTCAAGCCCGCCGTCTTCCGCCTCGATCCCGAGCAGGCCCATGACCTGGCCATTGCCGCCCTGGAAAAGGCGGGCGGCTGCGCCGTCAGCCGCGCCGCACTGCGCAGCCATTTTCAGTTGGAAGACCCGCGCCTGGCCCAGGAGATCTGCGGCATCCGTTTCCCCAATCCCATGGGCATGGCCGCCGGCTTCGACAAGAATGCCCGTGCCGTGCCCGCCCTGGCGGCACTGGGCTTCGGCTTCGTGGAGATCGGCACGGTCACGCCGCGCCCGCAGCCCGGCAATCCGAAGCCGCGCATCTTCCGCCTGCCCGACGACGGGGCGATCATCAACCGCATGGGCTTTCCCAACGACGGCGCCGAGATGGTGGCGGGCCGGCTGGCGCGGCTGGGCCGTCAGCCCGTACCCATCGGCATCAATCTCGGCAAGAACAAGTTGACCGCCTTGGAGGACGCCGCCCAGGACTACGTGGCCGCTTTGGACAAGCTCTTTCCCTACGGCGACTACTGCGTGGTCAACGTCAGCTCCCCCAACACCCCCGGCTTGCGCCTGCTGCAGGGCGCCGACTACCTGCGCGAGCTGATGGCCGCCGTCCAGGCCGCCAACCGGCGTCTGGCCGGGCAGCACGGCCGCCCGCCCCTGCCCGTCTTCCTCAAGATCGCCCCGGACCTCGCCCCCGAAGACCTGGAGGCCATCGGCGAGCTGGCGGTTGCCGGAGGAAGCCGGGACGACGGGGCGCCCGGCGCCCAACGCACCCTGATCGACGGCCTCATCGCCACCAACACCACCCTGGGCCGTGACGGCCTGCGCCGGCCCGCGGACGAGGCCGGCGGCCTGAGCGGCCAGCCTCTGCGGGCGCGCAGCACCGAGGTGATCCGCACCCTGGCGCGCATCACCCGTGGCGCCGTGCCTCTCATCGGCGCGGGCGGCGTGAGCAGCGGCTTGGATGCCTACGAAAAGATCCGCGCCGGCGCCAGCCTGGTGCAGGTCTACACCGGCTTCATCTATGCAGGGCCGGAGATCGCCCGCCGGATCAAGCGCGAGCTGCTGAACCTGCTGGATCGCGACGGCTTTGGCCGGGTGGCGGAAGCAGTGGGGGCGGATCAGGCCTAG
- the hemF gene encoding oxygen-dependent coproporphyrinogen oxidase, producing the protein MSKPDLGTVESFLLDLQDRVCAGLEAADGQSRFQEDAWSRTEGGGGRTRVIRDGGVFEKGGVNFSKVWGATLPPSATASRPELAGQPFTAMGVSLVLHPHNPYVPTVHMNFRYFEAGEIWWFGGGADLTPYYGFEEDARHFHRTLKDACDAHDPDYYPQFKAWCDRYFFLKHRNEARGVGGIFFDDLTGDHAKLQAFWQTAADSFLPAYLPIVERRKAIPYGERERQFQLYRRGRYVEFNLVYDRGTLFGLQSGGRTESILMSLPPLVSWEYNWQPAPGTPEAALYEQFLPARDWA; encoded by the coding sequence ATGTCCAAACCCGATCTCGGCACCGTTGAAAGCTTTCTGCTCGACCTCCAGGACCGCGTCTGCGCCGGCCTGGAAGCGGCCGACGGCCAGAGCCGCTTCCAGGAGGACGCCTGGAGCCGAACCGAGGGCGGCGGCGGGCGCACCCGGGTGATCCGCGACGGCGGCGTCTTCGAGAAGGGCGGCGTGAACTTTTCCAAGGTCTGGGGCGCCACCCTGCCGCCCTCGGCCACCGCCAGCCGCCCGGAGCTGGCCGGCCAGCCCTTCACCGCGATGGGGGTATCCCTGGTGCTGCACCCGCACAACCCCTATGTGCCCACGGTGCACATGAATTTCCGCTACTTCGAGGCCGGCGAGATCTGGTGGTTCGGCGGCGGCGCCGACCTCACGCCCTACTACGGCTTCGAGGAGGACGCGCGCCACTTCCACCGCACCCTGAAGGACGCCTGCGACGCCCACGATCCCGACTACTATCCCCAGTTCAAGGCTTGGTGCGACCGCTACTTCTTCCTCAAGCACCGCAACGAGGCGCGCGGCGTGGGCGGCATCTTCTTCGACGACCTCACCGGCGACCACGCCAAGCTGCAGGCCTTCTGGCAAACGGCGGCCGACAGCTTCCTGCCCGCCTACCTGCCCATCGTCGAACGCCGCAAGGCCATTCCTTACGGCGAGCGCGAGCGCCAGTTCCAGCTCTACCGCCGCGGCCGCTACGTGGAATTCAATCTGGTCTACGACCGCGGCACCCTCTTCGGGCTGCAGTCGGGCGGCCGCACCGAGAGCATCCTCATGTCCCTGCCGCCGCTGGTGAGCTGGGAATACAATTGGCAGCCGGCGCCCGGCACGCCCGAGGCGGCGCTTTACGAGCAGTTCCTGCCGGCGCGCGACTGGGCCTAG
- the purD gene encoding phosphoribosylamine--glycine ligase, translating into MNKKVLVIGNGGREHALAWKLAQSPQVAQVFCAPGNGGTALEPKVQNVAIAATDIAALLAFAQAQAIDLTVVGPEAPLVAGVVDAFQAAGLRIFGPSAQAAQLEGSKAFAKDFLARHRIPTAAYRHFEELPAAEAYIRDHSLPVVIKADGLAAGKGVVIAETQAQALEAARQWLQPGGRIVVEEFLPGEEASFIVLAAHGQVQPLATSQDHKRLLDGDRGPNTGGMGAYSPAPVVDAATHARIMEQVILPTIQGLAAEGIPYTGFLYAGLMIVDGQPKVLEFNCRMGDPETQPILMRLQSDLVAVLEAALDGRLAAQSLAWDPRPALCVVMAAVGYPEQVRKGDVISGLAQVTDPAAKVFHAATELKGGQVLTSGGRVLGVTALGDSVRDAQARAYAAVDRIGWPGAQYRHDIGYRAIAREEAR; encoded by the coding sequence ATGAACAAAAAAGTCCTCGTCATCGGCAACGGCGGCCGCGAGCATGCCCTGGCCTGGAAGCTGGCCCAGTCGCCCCAGGTCGCCCAGGTCTTCTGCGCTCCCGGCAACGGCGGCACGGCCCTGGAGCCCAAGGTGCAGAACGTGGCCATCGCCGCCACCGACATCGCCGCCCTGCTGGCATTTGCGCAAGCGCAAGCCATCGATCTCACGGTGGTCGGTCCCGAGGCGCCGCTGGTGGCCGGCGTGGTGGACGCCTTCCAGGCCGCCGGCCTGCGCATCTTCGGTCCCAGTGCCCAGGCGGCGCAATTGGAAGGCAGCAAGGCCTTCGCCAAGGACTTCCTGGCGCGCCACCGCATCCCGACCGCCGCCTACCGGCACTTCGAGGAGCTGCCCGCGGCGGAAGCCTACATCCGCGACCATTCCCTGCCGGTGGTGATCAAGGCCGACGGGCTGGCGGCGGGCAAGGGCGTGGTCATCGCCGAGACCCAGGCGCAGGCCCTGGAGGCCGCGCGCCAATGGCTGCAGCCGGGCGGCCGCATCGTGGTGGAGGAGTTCCTGCCCGGCGAGGAGGCCAGCTTCATCGTGCTCGCCGCCCACGGCCAGGTGCAGCCGCTGGCCACCTCCCAGGACCACAAGCGCCTGCTGGACGGCGACCGCGGCCCCAACACCGGCGGCATGGGCGCCTACTCCCCGGCGCCGGTGGTGGATGCCGCCACCCACGCGCGCATCATGGAGCAGGTGATCCTGCCGACCATCCAGGGCCTGGCCGCCGAGGGCATTCCCTACACCGGCTTTCTCTATGCCGGCCTCATGATCGTGGACGGCCAGCCCAAGGTGCTGGAGTTCAACTGCCGCATGGGCGATCCTGAGACCCAGCCCATCCTGATGCGCCTGCAGAGCGATCTCGTGGCGGTGTTGGAGGCCGCCCTGGACGGCCGGCTGGCCGCCCAGTCTTTGGCCTGGGATCCGCGCCCGGCCCTCTGCGTGGTCATGGCCGCCGTGGGCTATCCGGAGCAGGTCCGCAAGGGCGACGTCATCAGCGGCCTGGCGCAGGTCACCGATCCCGCGGCCAAGGTCTTTCATGCCGCCACTGAACTCAAGGGCGGCCAAGTGCTCACCAGCGGCGGCCGGGTGCTGGGCGTCACCGCCCTGGGCGACAGCGTGCGCGATGCCCAGGCCCGCGCCTACGCCGCCGTCGACCGGATCGGTTGGCCCGGGGCGCAGTACCGCCACGACATCGGCTACCGGGCGATTGCCCGGGAAGAAGCCCGATGA
- the trxA gene encoding thioredoxin TrxA: MSDAIVYLTDDTFESEVLKSDKPVLVDYWAEWCGPCKMIAPILDEIVKEYGDRLKVTKLNIDENPATPPKYGIRGIPTLMLFKNGAVEATKVGALSKSQLSSFLDANL; this comes from the coding sequence ATGAGCGACGCCATTGTTTATCTAACCGACGATACCTTTGAAAGCGAAGTACTGAAGTCCGACAAGCCGGTGCTGGTGGACTATTGGGCGGAATGGTGCGGCCCCTGCAAGATGATCGCCCCCATCCTGGACGAAATCGTCAAGGAATACGGCGACCGCCTGAAGGTGACCAAGCTGAACATCGACGAGAATCCGGCGACGCCGCCGAAGTACGGCATCCGCGGCATTCCCACCCTGATGCTCTTCAAGAACGGCGCGGTCGAAGCCACCAAGGTGGGCGCACTGAGCAAGTCTCAGCTGTCCTCCTTCCTGGATGCCAATCTGTAG